The DNA segment CAGGATCAATGACACTCCCAGTGATAGTGAAATAATTTAATGTATCTCCTGGTTCAAGTGTTTTAGGTAATTTAAGGCGGAAACTCTCAGCATTCTCTACAGTATAATCCGTAATATAATATTGTTTATTGTTTAAAAGGACATAAGCTGCGTTACCAGGATACTGCATGGGTACTTCTTGTTGCAATTTCCCGGTAATATAGTCATCACCAATATAAAGTGGATCAACTTGAGGAGCTGGTATATTTAGCATTAATGGTGCTGCTTTGGCTGAAAATGGATTGAAAGTCAAACTAATGATGGACATAAATATAATTAAAATAAATATGCTTCTTCTATGCTGTTTCATAGGACCTCCTGTTTGTTGGAATAACTATATTTTAGCACCAAAAACGGTTGAATGCGTATTTTCGTAAGATATTTCACAAATTTAACTTATTCTTGTTCACGAAAATGACAAAAAATACAATCAAAAAAGCTAAAATCAGAGAATAACTGATTTTAGCTTTTATTAATATAATTAAGCTCTTTCAATAACAATAGCGATTCCAATACCGCCACCAATACATAAGGAAGCTAAACCGACTTGTTTATTTTCATGTTTTAATTCATTTAATAACGAAACAACAATACGAGCACCAGAAGCACCAATTGGATGACCTAATGCGATTGCTCCACCATATATGTTAAGTTTCTCTTCAGGTATTTTCAAATCTCTAGCTACTGCCACTGATTGAGAGGCAAAAGCTTCATTTAAGTGGAATAAATCAATATCATCTATAGAGTACTCACCTTTTGCTAAAGCTTCATTTACTGCATAATATGGTGCATAGCCCATAATCGCCGGATCAACACCTACTTCTGAAGTAACTTTGATTGTAGCCAAATAAGGAATATTTTCAGCAATTGCCTTTTCTTTAGACATTAATATAACAGCAGAAGCTCCATCATTGATACCAGAAGAATTACCAGCAGTAACTGTTCCATCTTCTTGAAAAACACTTTTCAAAGTAGCTAATTTTTCTAACGTAGAATTAGCTCGGATTGTTTCGTCACCCTCGAAAAATGAACCATTCGGTAAGCGAACAGGAACAATTTCTTCTTCAAAAAGATTTTTTTCTTGGGCATTTGCGGCTTTCATTTGCGAATTATGGGCAAATTTGTCTTGTTCTTCTCTCGATACAGCAAATTTTTTGGCAACATTTTCAGCTGTAATTCCCATATGATATTCACCATAAACATCTGTTAATCCATCAATCAGCATACTATTCTTTAAGTTTTTCGAATCAATTTCTTCGCCATAAAATTCAGGGTTAAGTAATAAAGGAGCTTGAGACATATTTTCAGTCCCTCCTACTGCTACGATATCGGCCTCCCCGAGTTGAATAGCTTGTCTACCAAGCATAATGGCTTTTAAACCTGATCCACAAACTTCATTAATTGTCACACCTGGGACTTTATAAGGTATTCCGGCTTTGATAGCTACTTGTCTAGCCACGTTTTGACCAAGACCTGCTTGTAAAACATTTCCAAAAATAACTTGGTCTATGCGTTCTGGAGCGATGTTGGCTCTTTCTAAAACGCCTTTTAAAGCGATAGCACCAAGGTCTACTGCACTTACATCTTTCAAACTACCACCAAATTTTCCAATTGGTGTTCGAGCGGCATCTATTATAACTACTTCTTTCATAGCAATCTCCTTTAAATGTAATCTACTCGTATTATATCATGAAACTTACTAAAAACTCACTAGATTAAGCCCAATGTATTGTATTTTAAGCATTTTTCTACTAAAATTGAAGTACTTACAAATAAAATATAAAGGACTTGAGACTACAAATGAAAATTGGAATTGATAAAATAGGTTTTTATACTCCTTCGTTTTATGTTGATATGACAGAACTTGCTGAAGCTAGAAATATTGACCCAAATAAATTTACCATTGGAATTGGTCAAGATAAAATGGCTTTTGCCCCTATCAGCCAAGATTCCGTAACAATGGGCGCTAATGCAGCGTTACAAATTTTAAATGAAGAAGATTTGAAAAAAATTGATTTAGTTATTTTAGCAACAGAATCGGGAATTGACGAATCAAAAGCTGGAGCGGTTTATATTCATCGTTTACTAGGCATTCAACCATTCTCACGTGCCATTGAAATAAAAGAAGCTTGTTACGGAGCTACAGCTGGTATTAATTTAGCCAAAGATTACGTAGCAAAACATCCTGAAAGTAAAGTGCTTGTAATCGGCTCTGATATTGCTCGTTATGGCCTTGAGACTGGCGGTGAAGCAACACAAGGAGCTGGAGCAGTTGCGATGGTTATTTCGGCTAATCCACGTTGCATTACACTAGAAGATGATAATGTGTTTTATACGGAAGATATTATGGATTTCTGGCGTCCAGTCTATTCTGAGTATGCATGTGTAGAAGGTAAATACTCAACTGAACAATATATCCATTTCTTTCAAACCATTTGGGAGAAATATCGAGAGAAATTCGGTAAGAAATTAGATGATTTTGCAGCTATCTGTTTCCATTTACCTTATACAAAAATGGGGAAAAAAGCACTAGATACCATTATTGAAACTGCTCCGAGTGATGTACAAGAAAGATTGCTAGAAAATTATCGCTTAAGTACCTTATATAGCCGTAGTGTTGGTAATATTTATACGGGTTCCTTATATTTAAGTTTTATTTCTTTACTAGAAAATCAAGCGAATTTACAAGCAAATGATAAGATTGGATTCTTTAGTTATGGTTCCGGAGCTGTTGGCGAATTTTTCCATGGAACGCTTCAACCAGATTTTAAAAAGTATATTCGTACAGAGGAACATGCTGAATTATTAGCAAATCGTACGAAACTCTCTATTTCAGACTACGAAACGAAATTTAAACAACAACTACCAAAAGATGGCTCTACTTTTGAAATTGATCCTTCGAGCGACCCTGCACCAATTGTTTTAACAGGTATTCAAGATCATAAACGTCAATATATAAAAAAATAACACTAAAAAACCGACTAAGCTAAATCAGCTAGTCGGTTTTACTTTGAGTTGTTTGAATTTTCCCTTGGAGAAAACCCTGATGATAATATATCCAAGCATTATACCACAAACATTGAGGAAAACATCTCCGGTATCAAAGAATCCCACATGCATAATATACTGTGCTCCTTCTACTGCAAAAATTAACATTCCGGCTGCTAGTAACGCAGTGAAAAATCCTCGTTTCTGTAATAAAAAACCAATAGGTACAAAAGCTAGTACATTTCCGACTATAATAACACGTAAATTCCCAGATAAGAATGTGTCAATAAAACCAAACGTATCGCTTGAAAACCCTTGAGTCCCCGATGCTTTCCCGAATAATAAACAAAATAGAATACTGAAATAAATAATATAGCAAAAAACGAGCAATGCCTTATTTATTTTCCAGTTTACTAATTGAACTGCAACTAGATAGAGTAATATTGCTATGATACCAACTGTAATGTAGCCCATATGACTAACTGTGGCCATTACGTGCTTTAAGTAAAAATATAGCCAGCCTTGGAACCAGGAAAAATACATGATTACTGAAGCGAAAATGGAAACGATTGGTAAAACTAGAATGATAAAGTATTTTTTCATCCTGGTGCCCTCCTTTTCATTTGTTAAAACAAGATTAACATACGAAAATAAGGACTTTCTTAAAAGGATTTAAAGATTTTCTAAGTTTTTCTCTTTTACAAACAAAAATAAAATACCGCCAACGAGGAAAAGAACAATCAAGCTAGCTACCCCGTATTGCGTTTTACCCGTAATTTGTGTAATCACACCCATAAGCGCTGGGCCCATAATTGCTGAAAACTTTCCAAAAATATTATAAAAACCATAGAACTCATTAGAACGTTTTTTAGGAATGATTTTTCCGAAAAAGGATCTACTCAATGCTTGTATACCACCTTGTGAGGTACCAACCAACATCGCTAACATCCAAAAGTCGAGCGCTGTTTTCATAAATACGGCATAAACACAAATAATAATATAGACAAATATTGCTGTAAAAATGAGCGGTTTAGCACTAAAACGTTTAGCTAAATATCCATATAACAAAGTAAACGGAAAGGCAACTAATTGCGTCATTAATAGAATTAATATCAATGTCGTTTGTGATATACCAAGATCAATTCCATAGGATGTTGCCATGCGGAAAATTGTATCTACTCCATCAATATAGAAGAAATACGCAATTAAAAAAATAACAATATTTTTATGTTCACTAATATGACTCACTGTATGAAATAAACGTTTGAAGCTAGTTTTTACAGGGTTTTTTACCGCAGGAATATAGTGGATTTGATGAACATTTTTCCACATTGGAATTGTGAAGAACAGCCACCAAAGGGCAGTCATAACAAAACCAATGTTTACGAGAGCCGCATCACTAATAGGTAAAATCCCTGTTGCTTGAAAAATAATGAAAATAATAAACGGAATACAACTCCCTAGGTACCCATAGGCATATCCAGCAGATGATACTTTGTCCATTCGATCATTCGTTGTGACATCAATTAAAAAAGCATCATAAAAAATATTTGCACCCGAGAAGCCAATTAATGATAGTACGTAAAACCCTAGTAGTAACAACCAAGCATCTGTAGGAATAAAAATTAATAAAAATGTAAAAGCAATACCAATTGTTGTAAATAGACCAAAAAATCGTTTCTTGAAAAATTGGTAATCAGCAATCGTACCAAGTATTGGTGCAAGTAAAGAGATAAGTAAAGTACCAATAGAGTTAGCATAGCCCCAGTAAGCAGTCGATGTTGTATCGGCAATTCCTGCATTAGCAGCTACCCCTTTAAAATATATTGGTAAAATGGCGGTGGTAATCATAATGGAATAGGCAGAGTTCGCCCAATCTTGAAAAATCCAACTTTTTTCTTCTTTTGTATATGCCAAATATGTTTCTCCCCTTTTCTATTCAAATAGCGCTTCTATCACTGTACCTGCTGTATTTGGAAATTGTAATCCTAAAATTTTGGCAAATATTGGAGCTTCATCTACTAAGTGCGCACTGGCTATTTTTTTGCCTTGGTTAATACCTGGTCCATTAAAAATAATCGTGGTTTTGTAATCTGGTTTATTAGGAGAATAGCCATGTACTGCTTTGTAATAGCCGGGTTTCCCAAGCATTTCTTCCGTTACTTCTTCGTAAAGTGGCCCATATAAATCATCCATAAAGTAGTAACCCGATTTTCCTTCTACCATAAAAGTAGCACCAGTGTCTGCGCC comes from the Listeria welshimeri serovar 6b str. SLCC5334 genome and includes:
- a CDS encoding VanZ family protein is translated as MKKYFIILVLPIVSIFASVIMYFSWFQGWLYFYLKHVMATVSHMGYITVGIIAILLYLVAVQLVNWKINKALLVFCYIIYFSILFCLLFGKASGTQGFSSDTFGFIDTFLSGNLRVIIVGNVLAFVPIGFLLQKRGFFTALLAAGMLIFAVEGAQYIMHVGFFDTGDVFLNVCGIMLGYIIIRVFSKGKFKQLKVKPTS
- a CDS encoding MFS transporter, which encodes MAYTKEEKSWIFQDWANSAYSIMITTAILPIYFKGVAANAGIADTTSTAYWGYANSIGTLLISLLAPILGTIADYQFFKKRFFGLFTTIGIAFTFLLIFIPTDAWLLLLGFYVLSLIGFSGANIFYDAFLIDVTTNDRMDKVSSAGYAYGYLGSCIPFIIFIIFQATGILPISDAALVNIGFVMTALWWLFFTIPMWKNVHQIHYIPAVKNPVKTSFKRLFHTVSHISEHKNIVIFLIAYFFYIDGVDTIFRMATSYGIDLGISQTTLILILLMTQLVAFPFTLLYGYLAKRFSAKPLIFTAIFVYIIICVYAVFMKTALDFWMLAMLVGTSQGGIQALSRSFFGKIIPKKRSNEFYGFYNIFGKFSAIMGPALMGVITQITGKTQYGVASLIVLFLVGGILFLFVKEKNLENL
- a CDS encoding hydroxymethylglutaryl-CoA synthase, coding for MKIGIDKIGFYTPSFYVDMTELAEARNIDPNKFTIGIGQDKMAFAPISQDSVTMGANAALQILNEEDLKKIDLVILATESGIDESKAGAVYIHRLLGIQPFSRAIEIKEACYGATAGINLAKDYVAKHPESKVLVIGSDIARYGLETGGEATQGAGAVAMVISANPRCITLEDDNVFYTEDIMDFWRPVYSEYACVEGKYSTEQYIHFFQTIWEKYREKFGKKLDDFAAICFHLPYTKMGKKALDTIIETAPSDVQERLLENYRLSTLYSRSVGNIYTGSLYLSFISLLENQANLQANDKIGFFSYGSGAVGEFFHGTLQPDFKKYIRTEEHAELLANRTKLSISDYETKFKQQLPKDGSTFEIDPSSDPAPIVLTGIQDHKRQYIKK
- a CDS encoding thiolase family protein: MKEVVIIDAARTPIGKFGGSLKDVSAVDLGAIALKGVLERANIAPERIDQVIFGNVLQAGLGQNVARQVAIKAGIPYKVPGVTINEVCGSGLKAIMLGRQAIQLGEADIVAVGGTENMSQAPLLLNPEFYGEEIDSKNLKNSMLIDGLTDVYGEYHMGITAENVAKKFAVSREEQDKFAHNSQMKAANAQEKNLFEEEIVPVRLPNGSFFEGDETIRANSTLEKLATLKSVFQEDGTVTAGNSSGINDGASAVILMSKEKAIAENIPYLATIKVTSEVGVDPAIMGYAPYYAVNEALAKGEYSIDDIDLFHLNEAFASQSVAVARDLKIPEEKLNIYGGAIALGHPIGASGARIVVSLLNELKHENKQVGLASLCIGGGIGIAIVIERA